In the Leptolyngbya sp. SIO1E4 genome, one interval contains:
- a CDS encoding glycosyltransferase family 1 protein, with translation MRIALFTETFLPKVDGIVTRLKHTVEHLQRLGDDVLVFSPDGGLTEYKGARIHGVSGLAFPLYPELKLALPRPSIGEALETFQPDLVHIVNPAVLGLAGLFYAKTLNIPLIASYHTHLPKYLEHYGLGMLEGLMWELIKAVHNQARINLVTSTAMQQELTEHGVERAKVWQRGVDTELFRPERACQEMRDRLSQGHPEAPLLLYIGRLSAEKEVDRIKPVLQAIPNARLALVGDGPHREELENHFSDTPTHFVGYLAGEELASAYASADAFVFPSRTETLGLVLLEAMAAGCPVVAANSGGIPDIVANGENGFLFEPQDDQGAITATQRIFERGAERELMSRNARIEAEKWGWNAATRQLQQFYQDVLTTTSMPFAA, from the coding sequence ATGCGCATTGCTCTCTTTACTGAAACGTTTTTACCTAAAGTTGACGGCATCGTTACACGCCTCAAGCACACCGTTGAACACCTGCAACGGTTAGGAGATGACGTCCTAGTGTTTTCTCCAGATGGTGGGCTGACAGAGTACAAGGGGGCACGCATTCACGGGGTTTCTGGGCTGGCGTTTCCGCTCTATCCTGAACTCAAATTAGCCCTGCCGCGTCCTTCCATTGGCGAAGCCTTAGAAACCTTCCAGCCCGATTTAGTTCATATTGTGAATCCGGCGGTGTTGGGGTTGGCAGGGTTGTTTTATGCCAAGACCTTGAACATTCCCTTAATCGCCTCTTACCACACGCACCTGCCAAAATACCTTGAGCATTATGGGTTAGGGATGCTTGAAGGATTGATGTGGGAGCTTATCAAGGCCGTCCATAATCAGGCGCGCATCAACCTGGTTACCTCTACTGCAATGCAGCAGGAGCTCACGGAGCACGGTGTTGAGCGGGCCAAGGTGTGGCAACGCGGGGTCGATACGGAGCTTTTTCGACCAGAACGAGCCTGCCAGGAAATGCGCGATCGCCTCTCCCAAGGACACCCAGAGGCCCCGCTCCTGCTCTACATTGGTCGCCTATCTGCCGAGAAAGAAGTTGATCGGATCAAACCCGTGCTGCAAGCGATCCCCAATGCTCGCCTGGCCCTGGTCGGAGATGGCCCCCATCGAGAAGAGCTGGAAAATCATTTTTCAGACACGCCAACTCATTTTGTCGGCTACCTGGCTGGTGAAGAACTGGCCTCAGCCTATGCCTCGGCAGACGCCTTTGTGTTTCCGTCTCGTACAGAAACACTGGGGCTGGTACTCCTAGAGGCCATGGCAGCTGGCTGCCCAGTAGTCGCTGCCAATTCTGGCGGCATCCCTGACATCGTGGCCAACGGGGAAAATGGATTCCTTTTTGAGCCACAAGATGACCAGGGGGCAATCACTGCCACCCAGCGCATCTTTGAACGGGGGGCAGAACGGGAACTCATGAGCCGAAATGCCCGCATCGAAGCTGAAAAATGGGGTTGGAACGCAGCAACCCGACAGCTCCAGCAGTTTTATCAGGATGTTTTAACCACCACGTCTATGCCCTTTGCGGCTTAG
- a CDS encoding DNA double-strand break repair nuclease NurA has protein sequence MPVSPAQIRAVLDEKRDALTQFNQTMAFDLERYRAVWCHLTQQPMAAAAAQLSKTDKMGARLLEPFGAVKKGVIAGKRDWVNRQESLAWVRSQLTGVTTFAVDGSQIFPSKDISLPVALVQIGWFENHHTDDGQYQKDIALDVLTPEDLKVERQGEPVDRRVNIRRFEMETQRLVSYMQACQCPEKTLVFFDGSLVVTFADAFDPESQRAYVNAIVSLLSASQQYRVPLVGYVDTSYARDLTTLLRHVDPQLNPVDAIHDAQVLRRLMSWGDRTPLLRCDREGILDLYGDQRDQVIFTALQTTRDRPPARLEMPYWIWEAGLSESVINWVKAEVIIGGGYPYAIETADQTAVLQSQDRQLFYRILQEWADRESLNVQFSRKLISKMRRR, from the coding sequence ATGCCAGTCAGCCCAGCTCAGATTCGCGCCGTTTTAGACGAGAAACGAGACGCACTCACGCAATTTAACCAGACAATGGCGTTTGATTTAGAGCGCTATCGAGCCGTTTGGTGTCATCTCACGCAGCAACCAATGGCTGCAGCGGCTGCCCAGCTATCCAAAACTGACAAGATGGGCGCGCGCCTACTGGAACCGTTTGGCGCGGTAAAAAAAGGCGTGATCGCAGGGAAGCGGGATTGGGTTAACCGTCAGGAAAGCTTGGCCTGGGTTCGCTCTCAGCTTACGGGGGTCACTACCTTTGCGGTTGACGGGTCGCAGATTTTTCCCAGTAAAGATATCTCACTTCCTGTTGCCTTAGTGCAGATTGGTTGGTTTGAAAATCATCATACCGATGATGGGCAATACCAGAAAGATATTGCCTTGGATGTCTTAACCCCCGAAGATCTCAAAGTTGAGCGCCAGGGAGAACCTGTTGATCGTCGAGTCAACATTCGCCGCTTTGAAATGGAAACTCAGCGACTGGTCAGCTATATGCAGGCTTGTCAATGCCCTGAGAAAACCCTGGTTTTCTTCGACGGTTCTTTGGTGGTGACGTTTGCTGATGCGTTTGACCCGGAGAGTCAACGCGCTTATGTGAATGCCATTGTCAGCCTATTGTCAGCTAGCCAGCAATATCGTGTCCCCTTAGTCGGGTATGTCGATACATCCTATGCCCGTGATTTAACGACATTGCTGCGGCATGTTGACCCTCAACTCAACCCTGTGGATGCCATTCATGATGCTCAAGTGTTGCGGCGATTAATGAGCTGGGGCGATCGCACGCCGCTATTACGATGCGACCGTGAAGGCATTCTGGATCTGTATGGTGATCAGCGGGATCAAGTGATCTTTACGGCACTTCAAACGACCCGCGATCGCCCCCCGGCCCGTCTGGAAATGCCCTATTGGATTTGGGAGGCTGGGCTGTCAGAGTCTGTAATCAATTGGGTGAAAGCAGAAGTCATCATTGGAGGGGGCTATCCTTACGCGATTGAAACAGCGGATCAAACGGCTGTCTTGCAGTCTCAAGATCGCCAGCTGTTCTATCGAATTTTGCAGGAGTGGGCTGATCGAGAATCCTTGAATGTGCAGTTTTCTAGAAAGCTGATCAGTAAGATGCGTCGCCGCTAG
- a CDS encoding D-alanyl-D-alanine carboxypeptidase → MLHKALLSLGFLSSLIGNQPETVAPFHPIEWPSMETVISWQSPWILAMNAPDPQAATLVRSYLTNLTEQGYPAKEQGIWVQTGATAIATHQGNQALSAASLTKIATTLAALNTWKVNHRFETLVGHTGVIENGVLQGDLVIRWDGDPYFVWEEAIALANTLQQKGIQQVSGNLIILGNFAMNFEVDAYRSGELFVEAIDVNRWSEEVWWIYDTMPPDTPQPSLAISGEVIVQPAASTPEISQWLIRHQSLQLVALLKAMNIYSNNAMAEELARAAGGINTVAAKVVEETDISLSEIRLINGSGLGEENKLSPRAVVSMLLAIQRHLRPHGLSISDVMPVAGQDQGTLIYRELPNQAALKTGTLAVVSSLAGVFPTRDRGPVWFSIQNRGGNLDLLRAQQDALLETLAQHWGQAPAPDTLQPKVIMGQSPYQLGDPDRNLPF, encoded by the coding sequence ATGCTGCATAAGGCATTATTGTCACTCGGTTTCCTATCATCGCTCATTGGAAATCAGCCAGAAACTGTAGCCCCTTTCCATCCCATCGAATGGCCATCAATGGAGACTGTAATTAGCTGGCAGTCACCTTGGATACTGGCTATGAATGCCCCTGACCCCCAGGCAGCGACCCTGGTGCGCAGTTATCTCACTAACTTAACTGAGCAGGGGTACCCAGCAAAGGAACAGGGGATTTGGGTACAAACCGGGGCCACAGCGATCGCCACCCACCAAGGTAATCAAGCGCTCTCTGCCGCATCCTTGACCAAAATAGCAACCACCCTGGCAGCCTTAAATACCTGGAAAGTAAACCACCGCTTTGAAACGCTGGTAGGCCACACTGGCGTCATTGAGAACGGCGTACTCCAGGGGGATTTAGTCATTCGCTGGGATGGCGATCCGTACTTCGTTTGGGAAGAGGCGATCGCGTTGGCCAATACGCTACAGCAAAAGGGGATTCAACAGGTCTCAGGCAACCTGATCATTTTGGGCAATTTCGCCATGAATTTTGAGGTCGATGCCTATCGATCTGGCGAACTTTTTGTGGAAGCGATCGACGTCAATCGCTGGTCTGAGGAGGTCTGGTGGATCTATGACACCATGCCCCCTGACACGCCTCAACCCTCCCTAGCCATTAGTGGAGAAGTCATCGTTCAACCAGCAGCATCGACCCCTGAGATATCTCAATGGCTGATTCGTCATCAGTCGCTCCAGTTAGTGGCATTGCTCAAAGCGATGAACATTTATAGCAACAATGCCATGGCAGAGGAGCTAGCCCGAGCGGCTGGGGGCATTAACACCGTTGCGGCCAAAGTTGTTGAGGAAACCGACATTTCCCTATCAGAAATCCGCCTCATTAACGGCTCAGGGCTAGGGGAAGAAAATAAACTCTCGCCTCGGGCTGTTGTCTCGATGCTATTGGCGATTCAGCGGCACCTGCGGCCCCATGGTCTGTCTATTTCAGACGTGATGCCGGTGGCGGGGCAAGATCAAGGCACCCTGATCTATCGTGAGCTGCCCAACCAGGCAGCCCTTAAGACTGGCACCCTGGCTGTCGTCAGTTCGCTGGCAGGGGTGTTTCCAACCCGCGATCGCGGGCCGGTTTGGTTCTCTATTCAAAATCGAGGGGGCAATCTTGACCTTTTAAGGGCTCAGCAAGACGCGTTGCTAGAGACGCTAGCTCAACACTGGGGGCAAGCCCCTGCCCCCGACACATTGCAACCCAAAGTCATCATGGGGCAGAGTCCTTATCAATTAGGTGACCCCGACCGCAACCTCCCATTTTGA
- a CDS encoding DUF4388 domain-containing protein has protein sequence MTATGYLSEYSLPELLHLLEVGNRTGQLKLCSQDRAGTSQTQHYFIWFRQGRIVSAFNDLRGRNLVQLMHQRQLLNLETATTLLRRSPVDLPFGLFLKSKRVLNADQLQLLFSIQVVRQIRALFTLEDAWFKFRDDAELPYSEMTGISIKATEVILPGLRALRNWKTLESRLPHVESGLSRCVSQPTVRLKAAEQQVWALADGESSLQAIANRLDQALPELQRIAFCLINAGLVEEVPLATLAPTTDLMSSLSELEPAASASSTAGVSHAFLESLEQYLKSHA, from the coding sequence ATGACTGCAACAGGCTACTTATCTGAATATTCTCTGCCAGAACTCTTGCACCTGTTAGAAGTCGGCAACCGCACAGGGCAGTTGAAATTATGCTCCCAAGATAGGGCTGGTACATCTCAAACCCAGCATTATTTCATTTGGTTTAGGCAGGGGCGTATTGTCAGTGCTTTCAATGATTTGCGAGGCCGTAATTTGGTGCAGTTAATGCATCAGCGACAACTCCTTAATTTAGAAACTGCGACGACTTTACTGCGGCGATCTCCAGTAGATTTACCCTTTGGACTATTTCTTAAAAGCAAGCGGGTCTTAAACGCAGACCAGTTACAGCTTCTGTTTTCAATCCAAGTGGTGCGTCAGATTCGGGCTCTGTTCACTTTAGAAGATGCCTGGTTCAAGTTTCGAGATGATGCTGAGTTGCCCTACAGCGAGATGACGGGGATTAGCATTAAAGCAACGGAAGTCATTTTGCCTGGGCTGAGGGCACTCAGAAACTGGAAAACGCTGGAAAGCCGGTTACCCCATGTCGAATCAGGCCTATCACGCTGTGTCTCTCAGCCAACGGTGCGCCTTAAAGCTGCCGAGCAGCAAGTATGGGCCTTGGCCGATGGCGAAAGTTCTCTGCAGGCGATCGCCAACCGGTTGGATCAGGCCTTACCTGAACTGCAGCGCATCGCTTTCTGTCTCATTAACGCAGGCTTAGTCGAAGAAGTGCCACTCGCAACCTTGGCGCCGACGACCGATCTCATGTCCTCCCTATCAGAGTTAGAGCCCGCTGCCTCTGCATCTTCTACAGCAGGGGTCAGCCACGCCTTTCTCGAAAGCTTAGAACAATACCTTAAGAGCCACGCCTAA
- the glyQ gene encoding glycine--tRNA ligase subunit alpha: protein MNFQSVIATLHSFWSDQGCLIVQPYDTEKGAGTKSPHTFLRAIGPEPWSVAYVEPCRRPADGRYGENPNRYQHYYQYQVLIKPSPSNIQDVYLASLRALGIKPEDHDIRFVEDNWEDAAVGAWGVGWEVWLDGMEITQFTYFQQCGGIDCHPVSIELTYGLERLTMYLQEVDAIAKIQWNDHLTYGDIHMQGEIEHSKYNFDESDPELLFTLFTLYQKEAEQLMDKGLVLPSYDYVLKCSHTFNLLDARGVISVTERTRYIRQVRGLARRVAQLYLEQREALGFPLLKEAQETAA from the coding sequence GTGAATTTTCAGTCTGTGATTGCCACACTACATTCGTTCTGGAGTGATCAAGGCTGCTTAATTGTGCAGCCCTACGATACCGAAAAGGGCGCAGGTACTAAAAGCCCCCATACGTTTTTGCGGGCGATCGGGCCAGAACCCTGGTCAGTAGCCTATGTAGAACCCTGTCGGCGTCCGGCAGATGGGCGCTACGGCGAAAACCCCAATCGCTATCAGCATTACTATCAATACCAGGTGTTGATCAAGCCCTCACCCAGCAACATTCAAGACGTTTATCTAGCGTCCTTACGGGCCCTCGGCATTAAACCCGAAGATCACGACATCCGCTTTGTGGAAGACAACTGGGAAGACGCCGCAGTGGGAGCCTGGGGCGTTGGCTGGGAAGTTTGGCTAGACGGCATGGAAATTACCCAGTTCACCTATTTCCAACAATGCGGAGGCATCGATTGCCATCCGGTTTCTATCGAACTGACCTATGGGCTAGAGCGCTTGACCATGTACCTGCAAGAAGTAGACGCCATAGCCAAGATCCAGTGGAATGACCACCTCACCTATGGAGACATCCATATGCAGGGGGAAATTGAGCACTCTAAGTACAACTTTGATGAGTCAGATCCAGAACTGCTATTCACGCTGTTTACCCTTTATCAAAAAGAGGCCGAGCAGCTGATGGATAAAGGATTGGTGTTACCGAGCTATGACTATGTGCTGAAGTGCTCCCATACCTTTAACCTGCTAGATGCACGGGGGGTGATTTCGGTGACCGAGCGCACCCGTTACATTCGGCAAGTGCGAGGTTTAGCCCGACGGGTTGCCCAACTTTATTTAGAGCAGCGAGAAGCCTTGGGCTTTCCTCTTTTAAAGGAAGCTCAAGAAACCGCTGCATAA
- a CDS encoding roadblock/LC7 domain-containing protein produces MSINSAKLESVLQNFVSGTSDVQGAALVTPDGLPLATSLPSSMDDERVSAMSAALLSLGERISQELARGTVERIFIEGDQGYGILMSCGEDAVFLVMASQAAKQGLLMLEIKRAVEELKMLLL; encoded by the coding sequence ATGTCCATTAACAGTGCCAAATTAGAGAGCGTTCTGCAGAATTTTGTATCGGGTACGAGTGATGTGCAGGGGGCTGCATTGGTTACTCCAGATGGCCTGCCGTTGGCCACCAGCCTACCCAGTTCGATGGATGATGAGCGAGTGTCTGCCATGTCTGCAGCTTTGCTTTCTTTGGGAGAGCGTATTAGCCAGGAGTTGGCCCGAGGCACGGTTGAACGCATTTTTATCGAAGGGGATCAAGGCTACGGCATTTTGATGAGCTGTGGTGAAGATGCTGTGTTTTTGGTAATGGCCAGTCAAGCAGCTAAGCAGGGCCTGCTGATGCTAGAAATCAAGCGCGCTGTCGAAGAGCTGAAGATGCTGTTGCTTTAA
- a CDS encoding CHAD domain-containing protein encodes MATTVQKTVGALATQAIETYLQKAESYEKPVIKDRDPENLHQMRISLRRLRTVMQVFAPGIFLPKAGSESQVSAISRHLGKLRDLDVIAAVLQEQYLPDLPHIERDILSIVFNYLKKKRKKAYKQTKSTLKSNRYKAFKTSLYQWVLNPDCNQTARLEIDTVLPDLTLPLVSHLWLHPGWLVEVKSMTGKLKPDTHLSADEVDIAVVTHSDTLHSLRKQVKRVRYQLRVVSAFYGDRLKEDLANLSDLQDTLGTLQDTLVMKDFLHQAMPKWETKLPTLKALLKDSRHRAWQQWQTLQQHYLTPKHRETLRQLLMHPGADDFLPETNSKKAPPKAHQPLAEKPSAKASEAKKPTVQESPPTSETDSDTDSDTDKTADA; translated from the coding sequence ATGGCAACCACCGTTCAAAAAACAGTTGGTGCTCTGGCTACCCAAGCGATCGAGACCTACCTTCAAAAAGCGGAAAGCTACGAAAAGCCAGTTATCAAAGATCGGGATCCTGAGAATTTGCATCAGATGAGGATAAGCCTCCGAAGACTGCGGACAGTGATGCAAGTCTTTGCGCCCGGAATTTTCTTACCCAAAGCAGGCAGTGAGTCTCAGGTCTCGGCGATCTCAAGACACTTAGGGAAGCTGCGAGATTTGGACGTTATTGCTGCTGTATTGCAAGAACAATATTTACCGGATTTGCCTCACATCGAACGAGATATTCTGTCAATCGTTTTTAACTATCTCAAGAAAAAACGTAAAAAGGCTTACAAGCAAACGAAATCGACGCTGAAGAGTAATCGCTATAAAGCGTTCAAAACCAGCTTGTATCAATGGGTTCTCAATCCTGACTGTAATCAAACCGCCCGGTTAGAAATCGACACTGTCCTGCCTGACCTGACCCTACCCCTCGTGAGTCATCTCTGGCTCCATCCGGGTTGGTTAGTTGAGGTCAAAAGTATGACCGGCAAACTCAAGCCAGATACTCACTTAAGTGCCGATGAGGTCGATATTGCGGTCGTAACCCATAGTGACACCCTGCATAGCCTAAGAAAGCAGGTCAAACGAGTCCGTTACCAGCTGCGGGTGGTGTCAGCGTTTTATGGCGATCGCCTCAAGGAGGATTTGGCCAACCTCTCAGACTTACAAGATACGCTCGGGACGCTGCAAGACACCTTGGTCATGAAAGATTTCTTGCACCAGGCAATGCCCAAGTGGGAAACGAAACTCCCGACTCTCAAAGCGCTACTGAAGGACAGCCGCCACCGAGCTTGGCAACAGTGGCAAACTCTCCAGCAACACTACCTGACGCCTAAGCATCGGGAAACGCTTCGGCAACTTTTGATGCACCCTGGTGCTGACGATTTTCTGCCAGAGACCAACAGCAAAAAAGCTCCCCCAAAAGCCCATCAACCTCTAGCCGAAAAGCCCAGTGCTAAGGCATCTGAGGCAAAAAAGCCCACCGTCCAGGAATCTCCCCCGACCTCAGAGACTGATTCGGATACTGATTCGGATACTGATAAGACTGCGGATGCCTAG
- a CDS encoding sugar transferase: protein MSQYATCSTTYTLPQQDLNHASVDNSIKRLIDILGAVFGLAITVILFIPIAIAIQLDNPGPVLYSQLRCGHRGRIFRIWKFRSMVINADTLQHLVKNKTEGNMFKGKNDPRITRVGRFLRKTSLDEFPQFWNVLMGDMSLVGTRPPTVDEVAKYKPRHWQRLEVKPGITGEWQAGGRSEIDNFETVVDMDLRYQERWSILYDIQLILKTVMVVLKQEGAQ from the coding sequence ATGTCGCAGTATGCAACCTGTTCAACTACGTACACTTTGCCGCAGCAAGATTTAAACCATGCGTCGGTGGACAATTCTATTAAGCGATTGATTGATATTTTAGGGGCCGTATTTGGACTCGCTATCACCGTAATTTTATTTATTCCTATCGCGATCGCAATTCAACTCGATAATCCTGGCCCAGTTCTTTATAGTCAATTGCGCTGCGGTCATCGAGGACGAATATTCCGTATTTGGAAGTTCCGATCGATGGTTATTAATGCTGATACGCTTCAACATTTGGTAAAAAATAAAACTGAAGGAAATATGTTTAAAGGTAAAAACGATCCGCGAATTACTCGCGTCGGTCGCTTTTTACGCAAGACTAGCCTGGATGAATTTCCTCAGTTTTGGAATGTGCTCATGGGAGACATGAGCCTGGTTGGCACGAGGCCCCCTACCGTTGATGAAGTTGCGAAATACAAGCCGCGTCACTGGCAGCGCCTTGAAGTCAAGCCTGGTATTACTGGAGAATGGCAAGCTGGAGGACGGTCTGAAATCGATAACTTTGAAACCGTTGTCGATATGGATTTACGGTATCAGGAGCGGTGGTCAATCCTCTATGATATTCAGCTCATTCTAAAGACGGTAATGGTTGTTCTAAAGCAGGAAGGGGCTCAGTAG
- a CDS encoding DUF362 domain-containing protein: protein MPAITNSTARVAETASFCYQPPLTACNARKILVKPNLGYPVGPPATVSMAVLQQVLTGLRQVSPEAEILIVEGVCSKVSFADIMGQLGLYLLLDEGMQILDADTLALAEYPNLAPSPVRFHSLWAPRLLQTVDCRISVGAFKRTTLKGRSLISAALKNLYGLFPRAHYRARSASSRGQLHRPSVPQVLQDVYFTIGHLFEGAVVDCDQKFVSRDWRPDRGDAVAIGHVIWGDDILAVDSLACEIGGEPIPAYLKTIRQQRDSSP from the coding sequence ATGCCTGCTATTACAAACTCAACGGCGCGGGTGGCTGAAACTGCATCCTTTTGCTACCAACCCCCCCTAACGGCGTGCAACGCCCGCAAAATTTTGGTGAAGCCGAACCTGGGCTACCCAGTTGGCCCCCCGGCTACCGTTAGCATGGCCGTCCTACAGCAGGTTTTAACCGGTCTGCGCCAGGTCAGCCCTGAGGCCGAGATTTTAATTGTGGAGGGTGTCTGTTCAAAGGTCTCTTTTGCAGACATTATGGGCCAGTTGGGGCTGTATCTTTTGCTGGATGAGGGGATGCAGATCCTGGATGCTGATACCCTAGCGCTAGCGGAATATCCCAACCTTGCTCCTTCCCCTGTCCGGTTTCATAGCTTGTGGGCGCCTCGCTTGCTGCAAACCGTTGATTGCCGGATTTCTGTCGGGGCCTTTAAACGGACGACCTTGAAGGGGCGATCGCTCATTTCTGCGGCGTTGAAAAATTTGTACGGTCTGTTTCCCCGCGCTCACTACAGAGCCCGCAGCGCCAGCTCTCGGGGCCAGTTGCATCGTCCATCGGTGCCTCAAGTGCTACAGGATGTGTATTTCACCATCGGGCACCTATTTGAAGGCGCCGTTGTTGATTGTGATCAAAAATTTGTAAGCCGTGACTGGCGGCCCGATCGCGGAGATGCCGTTGCCATCGGGCATGTCATTTGGGGAGACGATATCCTGGCAGTGGATAGCCTGGCCTGTGAAATCGGTGGCGAACCCATACCTGCCTATCTCAAAACGATTCGGCAGCAGCGAGATTCATCGCCCTAG
- a CDS encoding NAD-dependent epimerase/dehydratase family protein, with translation MRVLVIGGDGYCGWATALYLSNQGYEVGILDSLVRRHWDAQICVDTLTPIAPIQTRLQRWKDLTGKHIDLFVGDLNDYPFLEKSMLQFQPEAVVHFGEQRSAPFSMIDRERAVMTQVNNVVGTLNLLYVLRDHFPDCHLVKLGTMGEYGTPNIDIEEGYITIEHNGRKDTLPYPKQPGSFYHLSKVHDSHNIHFACKIWGIRATDLNQGVVYGVLTEETGMDELLINRLDYDGVFGTALNRFCIQAAVGHPLTVYGKGGQTRAFLDIRDTVRCVEIAIANPANQGEFRVFNQFTEMFSVGDLAMQVKKAGNTLGMNVDIQNLENPRVEAEDHYFNAKNTSLLDLGLHPHYLSDSLLDSLLNFAVKYKDRVDKALILPKVKWRR, from the coding sequence ATGAGAGTCTTAGTCATCGGCGGCGACGGTTATTGCGGTTGGGCCACAGCGCTTTACCTATCTAATCAGGGCTACGAAGTAGGCATTTTGGATAGCCTGGTGCGGCGCCATTGGGATGCTCAGATTTGCGTTGACACCCTGACCCCCATTGCCCCTATCCAGACTCGACTACAGCGCTGGAAAGATCTGACGGGCAAGCATATCGATCTTTTTGTGGGGGATCTCAACGACTATCCCTTCCTCGAGAAATCGATGCTGCAGTTTCAACCCGAAGCAGTGGTGCATTTTGGGGAGCAGCGCTCTGCACCTTTTTCCATGATTGACCGGGAACGGGCCGTAATGACCCAGGTCAACAACGTAGTGGGCACTCTCAATCTACTTTATGTGCTCCGAGATCACTTCCCTGACTGTCATCTGGTGAAGCTGGGCACGATGGGCGAGTACGGAACGCCCAACATCGACATCGAGGAAGGCTACATCACCATTGAGCACAATGGTCGGAAAGACACGCTGCCCTATCCCAAACAGCCAGGGTCTTTCTATCACCTCTCTAAGGTGCACGATTCTCATAACATCCACTTTGCCTGCAAGATTTGGGGCATTCGGGCCACCGACCTGAACCAGGGCGTGGTGTATGGGGTCTTGACCGAAGAAACGGGCATGGATGAATTGCTCATCAACCGCCTTGACTATGACGGCGTGTTTGGGACTGCGCTGAACCGTTTCTGCATCCAAGCGGCTGTGGGCCATCCCCTCACCGTATATGGCAAGGGCGGGCAAACGCGGGCATTCCTGGACATTCGAGACACGGTACGGTGTGTGGAAATTGCGATCGCCAACCCCGCTAATCAGGGTGAATTCCGCGTATTCAACCAGTTCACCGAAATGTTTAGCGTTGGTGACCTTGCCATGCAGGTGAAGAAAGCAGGCAACACCCTTGGCATGAACGTGGATATCCAAAATCTAGAGAATCCTCGTGTAGAAGCAGAAGATCACTACTTCAACGCGAAGAACACTAGCCTGCTTGATCTGGGTTTGCACCCCCACTACCTATCAGATTCCTTGCTCGACTCTCTCTTGAACTTTGCTGTGAAGTACAAAGACCGAGTGGATAAGGCCCTGATTCTGCCCAAGGTTAAATGGCGCCGATAG
- a CDS encoding DUF4864 domain-containing protein: protein MGEHFLSEPALVPNSAQSAERSLSAADLAAIQTVITQQITAFQADEAAMAFSFASPEIQARFQTADQFMDMVRSEYPSVYRPQSVNFEAVEIVQGSPVQAVTLLGPAGQWVTAFYQMERQADDTWRIAGCILIPLPGETI from the coding sequence ATGGGTGAGCACTTCCTGTCCGAGCCTGCCCTAGTCCCTAATTCAGCACAATCCGCAGAGCGATCGTTGAGTGCTGCAGATCTCGCAGCCATTCAAACCGTCATTACACAGCAAATTACCGCTTTTCAAGCCGATGAGGCCGCTATGGCCTTTAGCTTTGCCAGTCCTGAGATTCAAGCACGCTTCCAGACGGCTGATCAATTTATGGACATGGTACGGTCAGAATACCCCTCTGTTTATAGACCACAGTCCGTCAACTTCGAAGCCGTAGAAATTGTTCAAGGTAGCCCTGTTCAAGCCGTCACGTTATTGGGTCCTGCAGGTCAATGGGTCACGGCGTTTTATCAGATGGAACGCCAGGCAGATGACACCTGGCGCATTGCTGGCTGTATCCTGATTCCGCTACCGGGGGAGACCATCTAG
- a CDS encoding ATP/GTP-binding protein produces the protein MEVMRLVVTGPVGAGKSTFIRNISEIEMVDTDRRATDGTAQLKRGTTVALDFGRLQFNSQMVLHLYGTPGQSRFDFMWDMLIRKAHAYILLVPSHRPAEFRQAKLILNFMQQRTSAPVIIGLTHEDCEGAWSAESIAVALGFSNLQMPPTMVKVNANDKGSVANAVVALLKKFAQQSNRRSV, from the coding sequence ATGGAAGTGATGCGATTGGTCGTCACTGGCCCAGTAGGAGCTGGTAAATCAACCTTTATCCGAAACATCAGTGAAATTGAAATGGTTGATACCGATCGCCGTGCCACCGATGGAACTGCCCAATTAAAGCGAGGCACTACTGTTGCCCTCGACTTTGGACGGCTGCAGTTTAACTCTCAGATGGTGCTTCATCTCTATGGCACCCCTGGGCAGTCGCGCTTTGACTTTATGTGGGACATGCTGATCCGTAAAGCGCATGCCTACATTTTGCTAGTGCCTTCACATCGCCCAGCTGAGTTCCGTCAGGCTAAGCTAATTTTGAATTTTATGCAGCAGCGCACGAGTGCACCTGTGATTATTGGGCTGACTCACGAAGACTGTGAAGGAGCCTGGAGCGCTGAGAGTATTGCCGTTGCCTTAGGTTTCTCTAATCTTCAAATGCCTCCTACGATGGTAAAAGTAAACGCAAATGATAAGGGATCCGTAGCTAACGCAGTCGTAGCGCTCCTGAAAAAGTTTGCACAGCAGAGTAATCGACGCAGCGTGTAA